The Peribacillus sp. FSL E2-0218 genome contains a region encoding:
- a CDS encoding HU family DNA-binding protein, whose protein sequence is MNKTELVSSVAAQAELTKDDAKKVVDALFETITSTLAKEEKIQLVGFGTFEVRDRAARTGRNPQTGEEIQIAASKVPAFKAGKELKEAVK, encoded by the coding sequence ATGAATAAAACAGAATTAGTAAGCAGTGTGGCAGCACAAGCTGAATTGACAAAAGACGATGCAAAAAAAGTGGTGGATGCATTATTTGAAACGATCACGTCTACACTTGCTAAAGAAGAGAAAATCCAATTAGTTGGTTTTGGTACATTTGAAGTGCGTGACCGTGCAGCTCGTACTGGAAGAAACCCGCAAACCGGTGAAGAAATTCAAATTGCAGCAAGCAAAGTACCCGCTTTTAAAGCAGGTAAAGAATTAAAAGAAGCTGTAAAATAA
- a CDS encoding protein kinase produces MRTIRKIYQFFVDKPLKKGVVLHNRYEITTVIGKGSYGIVYLCKDWQANEQIVIKQLRKSKRRSKKDLEQFEQEISILQALDHESIPTFHEEFTHRENVYFVMEFIEGDNLEDHIFYNHETFTEKEALLFLAELAGLVAYLHDHEIVHQDIRIPNILLQNHQPILIDFGLSKRFVSTDITDELVLEMKRQDFYDLGEILLYVLYTTYTAKNKKTLPWTEELSLEKETVHILKRLLSIQEPYSDIEEIAIDLKAALYSKALN; encoded by the coding sequence TTGCGTACCATTAGAAAAATCTATCAATTTTTTGTGGATAAGCCCTTAAAAAAAGGAGTCGTTTTACATAACCGCTACGAAATCACCACTGTCATCGGAAAAGGAAGCTACGGTATCGTTTATCTTTGCAAGGATTGGCAAGCGAATGAACAAATCGTGATCAAACAGCTCCGGAAAAGCAAACGCCGCAGCAAAAAAGATCTTGAACAGTTCGAACAGGAAATCTCCATATTACAAGCCCTGGACCATGAAAGCATCCCCACATTTCACGAGGAATTCACGCACCGCGAAAATGTTTATTTTGTGATGGAATTCATTGAAGGAGATAATTTGGAAGACCATATTTTCTACAATCATGAAACGTTCACTGAGAAGGAAGCCCTGCTTTTCCTTGCTGAGCTGGCGGGATTGGTAGCTTATTTGCATGACCATGAAATTGTCCATCAAGATATACGGATACCAAATATACTGCTGCAGAACCATCAGCCCATTTTAATAGACTTTGGGTTGTCCAAACGATTCGTTTCGACAGATATCACGGATGAACTTGTTTTGGAAATGAAACGGCAGGATTTTTATGATTTGGGGGAAATACTCCTATATGTCCTTTATACGACGTATACCGCCAAAAACAAAAAAACCCTTCCTTGGACAGAAGAGCTTTCGTTAGAAAAAGAAACGGTGCATATCCTGAAAAGGCTATTAAGCATCCAAGAGCCATATTCGGATATCGAAGAAATTGCCATTGACCTGAAGGCTGCATTATATTCCAAGGCCTTGAATTAG
- a CDS encoding 4-hydroxyphenylacetate 3-hydroxylase N-terminal domain-containing protein, which translates to MGIKTGADYINRIKSRKPEVWLGGRVIEDIHNEPIFKQPIQEIAKLYDIQHDPEYQDDITHICNETGERVNNAFLFPKTAEDLQKRSKLFEVYARMTYGLMGRTPDFLNVVITSMAHNSWFLDQYNKDWSKNIHDYYTYIRDNDLFLTHAIINPQNDRSKQSHEQKEIYTHLGTVEEKEEGILVRGAKMLATLAPITDEVIIYSFPGFLPGDERHAVAFALPIDTPGLRIICREPMQDGTRSIFDHPLASRYEEMDALLVFNDVLVPWDRVFLYNNVEAANRLYPMTGIAEQPAHQSGVRGYIKLAFAVEVACKVADSIGVDGFLHVQRDLGELVQSVEVIRSLLRVAEYEYAINEYGEARPNPDALETIRGFLPEMYPRAIEIIQTIGAGGLLMSPTEADFNNPKLRVDIDKYYGGRSGVTAEERVRVFKLAWDLCGEAFGQRLLQYERYYTGDPVRKRAIYYNKYKKNKNKNVSMVDEVLNNPKHVAIDVVNQ; encoded by the coding sequence ATGGGGATTAAAACCGGCGCAGACTATATTAATAGAATTAAATCCAGAAAGCCAGAAGTCTGGCTTGGTGGAAGAGTAATTGAAGATATTCATAATGAGCCAATTTTTAAACAGCCGATACAAGAAATTGCAAAGCTTTATGACATTCAACATGATCCGGAATATCAAGATGATATCACCCATATTTGCAATGAAACCGGAGAACGTGTTAACAATGCTTTTTTATTCCCGAAGACAGCGGAGGATTTGCAGAAAAGAAGTAAATTATTTGAAGTGTACGCCAGGATGACATATGGACTAATGGGGAGAACGCCGGACTTTTTAAATGTCGTGATCACTTCCATGGCACATAATTCCTGGTTTCTTGATCAATACAACAAAGACTGGTCTAAGAACATCCATGATTATTATACCTATATTCGTGACAACGACCTTTTCTTGACGCATGCAATCATTAATCCTCAAAATGATCGAAGCAAGCAATCTCATGAACAAAAGGAAATATATACCCACTTAGGGACAGTTGAGGAAAAAGAAGAAGGAATACTGGTCCGCGGTGCAAAAATGTTAGCCACACTTGCACCCATTACAGATGAAGTGATTATCTATTCTTTCCCAGGCTTCCTACCTGGGGATGAACGTCATGCGGTGGCCTTTGCACTGCCGATTGATACACCTGGACTTCGTATAATTTGCCGGGAACCAATGCAGGACGGAACACGCTCGATATTTGATCATCCTCTGGCCTCCCGCTATGAGGAAATGGACGCTCTGCTAGTATTCAATGATGTCTTGGTTCCTTGGGATCGTGTCTTCTTATACAACAATGTGGAGGCTGCAAACCGCTTGTATCCAATGACGGGAATCGCCGAACAGCCTGCTCACCAATCTGGGGTGCGTGGATATATTAAATTGGCGTTTGCCGTTGAAGTCGCTTGTAAAGTGGCAGACTCCATCGGGGTTGATGGATTCCTGCATGTTCAGCGTGATTTGGGTGAACTTGTGCAATCTGTCGAAGTCATCCGTTCACTGCTCCGGGTAGCCGAATATGAGTATGCGATTAATGAATACGGTGAGGCTCGCCCAAATCCGGATGCATTGGAAACGATTCGTGGTTTCCTTCCTGAGATGTATCCCCGTGCCATCGAGATTATCCAGACCATCGGAGCTGGCGGCCTGTTGATGTCTCCGACTGAGGCCGACTTTAATAATCCAAAATTGCGAGTAGATATCGATAAATATTATGGAGGGCGAAGCGGAGTTACAGCGGAAGAGCGCGTTCGGGTGTTTAAACTCGCGTGGGATTTATGCGGCGAAGCATTTGGGCAGCGACTCCTCCAATACGAACGTTATTACACGGGTGACCCAGTTCGTAAAAGAGCCATTTATTATAATAAATATAAGAAAAACAAAAACAAAAACGTTAGCATGGTCGATGAGGTTCTTAACAATCCGAAGCATGTCGCCATCGATGTGGTTAACCAATAA
- a CDS encoding IclR family transcriptional regulator: protein MISSVEKLIKILDLFTNEEPALGNKEIAEKLNMSPSSSHHLVKTMCKDGMLIQGKDRKYRLGWKLLEWSSKVMYQQDIHLEAGPIISNLVLQFRGNSHIGMFHEGEVRFVMKMSSPHAEHMATYIGARKPAHCTSSGKVLLAFNPSFIQPTFAKGLLKHSTNTITCINQLNEELKDIRKRGYAISDDENDNGMYGVAAPIKSYNGQVIAALNLVGERNYMIGKEKTRIIQSVIRSAQMISKQVGYMSLM, encoded by the coding sequence ATGATTTCGTCCGTCGAGAAGCTGATAAAGATACTTGATTTATTCACGAATGAAGAACCTGCACTTGGGAATAAGGAAATAGCAGAAAAATTGAATATGAGTCCAAGTTCATCTCATCATCTAGTGAAAACGATGTGCAAGGACGGGATGTTGATCCAAGGCAAAGACCGAAAATACCGGCTAGGATGGAAGTTACTTGAGTGGAGCAGTAAAGTTATGTATCAGCAGGATATTCATCTTGAAGCTGGCCCGATTATCAGTAATCTTGTCCTGCAATTTAGAGGTAATTCTCACATCGGTATGTTTCACGAAGGCGAAGTCAGGTTTGTGATGAAAATGTCGTCCCCTCATGCCGAGCATATGGCCACATATATAGGAGCAAGAAAACCAGCTCATTGTACGAGCAGCGGCAAAGTATTACTTGCCTTTAACCCATCCTTTATTCAGCCTACGTTTGCGAAAGGGCTATTGAAGCACTCAACTAATACGATCACTTGCATTAACCAATTGAATGAAGAGTTGAAGGACATCCGCAAACGGGGATATGCAATCAGTGATGATGAAAATGACAATGGAATGTATGGGGTTGCAGCGCCGATCAAATCATATAATGGCCAAGTTATTGCTGCACTTAACCTTGTAGGTGAGCGGAATTATATGATTGGAAAAGAAAAAACGAGAATTATTCAGTCGGTGATCCGTTCGGCACAAATGATTTCAAAACAGGTTGGTTATATGTCGTTAATGTAA
- a CDS encoding 3-hydroxyanthranilate 3,4-dioxygenase, producing MKEVAQSLKLQARSLNLLKVMEDNKHLLKPPVNNKVLWEDSEFIVMLLGGPNYRRDFHVDPSDELFYQIKGSCYVECINRNGEREVVEVKEGELFMLPSDVPHSPHRVSNTYGIVVERKRAKGELEDFVWFCGNCNHEMHKVTVQLTNIEVQVKEAIEAFNGSKELRTCNECGHIMSENVEAWKCE from the coding sequence ATGAAGGAAGTAGCTCAATCTTTAAAACTACAGGCTAGGTCATTGAACCTATTGAAAGTTATGGAGGACAATAAGCATTTATTGAAGCCGCCAGTCAATAACAAAGTGCTTTGGGAAGATTCCGAATTCATTGTCATGCTTCTGGGTGGACCGAATTATCGGCGTGATTTTCATGTGGATCCTTCTGACGAGCTATTTTACCAGATAAAAGGTTCCTGCTATGTTGAATGCATCAATCGAAACGGTGAGCGTGAGGTAGTGGAGGTAAAAGAAGGGGAACTGTTCATGCTGCCATCTGATGTACCGCACTCCCCTCACCGTGTATCGAATACTTACGGCATTGTTGTAGAACGGAAGCGTGCAAAAGGTGAGCTTGAAGACTTTGTTTGGTTCTGCGGGAATTGTAACCATGAGATGCACAAAGTCACGGTCCAATTGACGAATATTGAGGTCCAGGTGAAAGAAGCGATCGAGGCCTTCAATGGTAGTAAAGAACTGCGCACCTGTAACGAATGCGGTCATATTATGTCAGAAAACGTCGAGGCTTGGAAATGCGAATAG
- a CDS encoding amidohydrolase family protein, translated as MEMRIDFHTHILPLDLPDLSGKFGQDRWPVLELKCSCGADIMVSGKLFRKVTDQVWDAEKRIQDMNAEGVDMQVLSPVPVTFSYWAPIDQALYMSSFQNDFIAETVNRHPDKFIGLGTVPLQDLKVAIKEMERCKFELGLAGIEIGTNVNGENLDSPVLLEFFQMAEKWNVPLFIHPWETMAKDRTERHNLMYTVAMPSETALAAASIAWSGVMEKFPDLKICFAHGGGSFPYILPRIDQGWAVWPELRKTSMPPSYYAQKFYFDSLNYDTRNIEYLIDRFGYQKVLMGSDYPFLLREKPPGQVIDDTLNLSDEVKAKLLGGNALRFLNLEL; from the coding sequence TTGGAAATGCGAATAGATTTCCATACACATATTCTCCCGTTGGATCTGCCGGACTTATCTGGTAAATTTGGTCAGGACCGCTGGCCAGTCCTGGAACTGAAATGTTCTTGCGGCGCGGATATCATGGTTAGCGGAAAGCTGTTCAGGAAAGTGACTGACCAGGTATGGGACGCTGAAAAACGCATTCAGGATATGAATGCGGAAGGCGTCGATATGCAGGTGCTCTCACCGGTGCCAGTGACATTTTCATACTGGGCGCCAATTGATCAAGCCCTATACATGTCCAGCTTCCAGAATGATTTCATTGCTGAGACTGTCAACAGGCATCCTGACAAATTCATCGGACTTGGTACAGTACCGCTTCAGGATTTGAAAGTAGCAATTAAGGAAATGGAACGCTGTAAATTCGAACTTGGTCTGGCAGGAATCGAGATAGGAACGAATGTAAATGGAGAAAACCTGGATTCACCTGTTTTATTGGAATTCTTCCAAATGGCCGAAAAATGGAATGTCCCTCTGTTTATACATCCGTGGGAGACAATGGCAAAGGACCGGACGGAACGGCATAACCTCATGTATACAGTGGCCATGCCGAGTGAAACGGCATTGGCGGCAGCTAGCATTGCCTGGAGTGGCGTCATGGAAAAGTTCCCGGATCTGAAAATCTGTTTTGCACATGGCGGCGGCTCATTTCCATATATTTTACCGCGGATCGATCAGGGGTGGGCAGTATGGCCTGAATTAAGAAAAACTTCCATGCCACCAAGTTATTATGCACAAAAGTTTTATTTCGATTCCTTGAACTATGATACCCGGAATATTGAATATCTGATTGATAGATTTGGATATCAGAAAGTGCTGATGGGATCCGACTATCCATTTTTATTGAGAGAAAAGCCTCCAGGTCAAGTGATTGACGACACTCTAAATCTTTCAGATGAAGTGAAAGCGAAACTATTGGGGGGAAATGCATTAAGGTTTTTAAATTTGGAATTGTGA
- a CDS encoding RidA family protein produces MEKQIKAPEQVLEELGIMLEPPREAVGNYVSHVRVGNLIFTSGQGVDEYHGKLGKDLTEDEGYQAARQSMVNLLRVLKAELGDLTRVKKVIKILGMVNSTENFTGQPKVLNGASDLLVAVFGERGRHARSAVGMAQLPNNTAIEIEMIVEIQD; encoded by the coding sequence ATGGAAAAGCAGATTAAAGCACCGGAGCAAGTGCTTGAAGAACTTGGAATCATGCTCGAGCCGCCAAGGGAAGCGGTTGGTAACTATGTCAGCCACGTCCGTGTTGGAAATTTGATTTTCACATCCGGACAAGGTGTGGATGAATATCATGGAAAGCTTGGCAAAGATCTGACGGAAGATGAAGGGTACCAGGCAGCGAGGCAGTCGATGGTAAATCTTCTGCGGGTGCTTAAGGCTGAGCTTGGTGATCTGACAAGAGTGAAGAAGGTCATCAAAATTCTCGGAATGGTGAATTCCACAGAAAATTTCACAGGCCAGCCCAAAGTATTGAATGGTGCATCAGATCTGCTTGTGGCCGTATTCGGAGAGAGGGGTAGACATGCTCGGTCAGCAGTGGGAATGGCCCAACTTCCGAATAATACGGCAATTGAAATTGAAATGATCGTGGAAATACAAGATTGA
- a CDS encoding aldehyde dehydrogenase, protein MQAAKDSRYTAKSIDCRHFINGEFLNPNQSKTFDNINPATEEKLGWVAEGGKEEVNLAVSAARHALKGPWKSFTDSERSKVLRKIGDLILEKKEELTILETLDTGKPYSLAMEMDIKRSAHNFHFFADYITTLGNESFNQNNMALHYSIRRPVGVVGMINPWNLPLLLLTWKLAPCLAAGNTAVLKPAELTPMTATKLMEICKEAGVPDGVVNLVHGFGVNSAGAALSEHPDVDAITFTGETKTGTAIMKAAAPTLKKISFELGGKNPNIVFADSDLDEVIETTLKSSFMNQGEVCLCGSRIYVQQGLYDEFLEKMVLRTKKLKVGDPFDSETEVGAVIGEEHFQKVMSYIDLAKEEGARIVTGGRRAGQYEKGFFIEPTIIAGVTRESRCVREEIFGPVVTVMPFETEEEVLDHANDTHYGLGATIWTNDLRRAHRVASKIEAGIIWVNTWYLRDLRTPFGGMKHSGIGREGGSHSFEFYSELSNVTIKL, encoded by the coding sequence ATGCAAGCAGCAAAAGATAGTAGATATACAGCTAAATCTATAGATTGCCGGCACTTTATTAACGGGGAATTCCTGAATCCAAATCAATCCAAGACTTTTGATAATATCAATCCCGCAACCGAAGAAAAACTTGGCTGGGTTGCAGAAGGGGGGAAAGAGGAGGTGAATCTGGCTGTTTCGGCAGCAAGACATGCACTTAAAGGTCCTTGGAAATCTTTTACCGATAGTGAACGCTCTAAGGTTTTAAGGAAAATTGGTGATCTCATTTTGGAAAAGAAGGAAGAACTGACAATTTTGGAAACGCTTGATACAGGGAAACCATATAGTCTTGCAATGGAAATGGACATCAAGCGTTCCGCTCACAATTTTCACTTTTTCGCAGACTATATCACCACACTTGGCAATGAATCCTTCAATCAAAACAACATGGCCCTTCATTATTCCATTAGGCGGCCTGTAGGGGTGGTAGGGATGATTAATCCTTGGAATTTACCTTTGCTATTGTTGACCTGGAAATTGGCACCATGCCTGGCAGCTGGCAATACAGCGGTTTTGAAACCAGCAGAACTGACACCGATGACAGCGACAAAGTTAATGGAAATATGCAAGGAAGCGGGAGTTCCGGATGGAGTTGTCAATCTTGTGCATGGATTTGGTGTCAATTCTGCCGGAGCTGCTCTGAGTGAACATCCGGACGTCGATGCGATAACTTTCACAGGGGAAACTAAAACGGGAACGGCGATTATGAAAGCTGCCGCGCCTACGTTGAAAAAAATTTCTTTTGAACTGGGCGGGAAAAATCCGAATATTGTGTTTGCAGACTCAGATCTTGATGAAGTAATCGAAACGACATTGAAATCAAGCTTCATGAACCAAGGTGAAGTTTGTTTATGTGGATCGCGTATCTATGTTCAGCAAGGTTTGTATGACGAATTCCTTGAAAAGATGGTCTTACGAACAAAAAAATTAAAAGTTGGCGATCCGTTTGATTCCGAAACGGAGGTAGGAGCTGTAATAGGAGAAGAACATTTTCAAAAAGTGATGAGTTACATTGATTTGGCGAAAGAAGAAGGCGCAAGAATAGTAACGGGTGGAAGAAGAGCTGGACAATATGAAAAAGGGTTTTTCATTGAACCGACTATCATTGCCGGGGTTACGCGTGAATCCCGTTGTGTAAGGGAAGAAATTTTTGGCCCTGTAGTAACGGTCATGCCTTTCGAAACGGAAGAAGAAGTACTAGATCATGCCAATGACACTCATTACGGTCTGGGGGCAACGATTTGGACCAATGATTTAAGGAGAGCACATCGTGTCGCTTCTAAAATAGAAGCGGGCATTATCTGGGTGAATACATGGTATTTGCGTGATTTGCGTACACCTTTTGGTGGTATGAAGCACAGTGGCATCGGCCGTGAAGGCGGATCGCATAGCTTCGAATTTTACAGTGAATTGTCTAACGTCACGATTAAATTATAG
- a CDS encoding 2-keto-4-pentenoate hydratase: MNASLTEWSARFLKAEKTRIGIAAPTSEIADLDVEDAYQIQLETIRRKIQSGLEVSGKKIGLTSKAMQEVLGVNEPDYGHLLDGMRVENGGCISSSRLIQPKVEAEVAFILKKDLHGPDITVDDVIEATDYVVAAIEVVDSRVMDWKIKLPDTVADNASSGLYILGDRKIQLREIELPSVQMSLYKNGDFMNEGTGEAVLGNPATCVAWLANKLHAFNGTLNAGEVILSGALSAAIEAKPGDHFSADFGEKLGIVTINFE, translated from the coding sequence ATGAACGCTAGTTTAACGGAATGGTCTGCCAGGTTTTTGAAAGCGGAAAAAACAAGAATCGGAATAGCGGCCCCCACCAGTGAAATTGCAGATTTGGACGTGGAGGACGCCTACCAAATTCAGCTTGAAACCATTCGAAGGAAAATCCAATCCGGTCTAGAGGTATCAGGAAAGAAAATAGGCTTGACCTCAAAGGCTATGCAGGAAGTTCTGGGGGTCAATGAACCAGATTACGGACATTTACTGGATGGAATGAGGGTGGAGAATGGTGGCTGCATATCCAGTTCACGATTGATTCAACCGAAAGTGGAGGCAGAAGTAGCTTTCATTTTAAAGAAAGATCTACATGGTCCCGATATTACGGTTGATGATGTAATCGAAGCCACGGATTATGTGGTTGCCGCAATCGAAGTGGTTGATAGCCGGGTGATGGATTGGAAGATTAAACTTCCGGACACTGTCGCGGATAATGCCTCATCCGGCTTATATATTTTGGGAGACCGCAAAATCCAATTACGTGAAATCGAACTCCCTTCCGTCCAAATGAGTTTATATAAAAATGGTGATTTCATGAACGAAGGAACAGGTGAGGCGGTATTGGGAAACCCAGCGACTTGCGTGGCCTGGTTAGCAAACAAACTGCATGCGTTTAATGGTACATTGAATGCGGGCGAAGTCATACTATCAGGTGCACTATCCGCCGCAATCGAAGCGAAACCGGGTGACCATTTTTCTGCTGACTTTGGAGAAAAACTTGGAATAGTCACGATTAATTTTGAGTGA
- a CDS encoding acetaldehyde dehydrogenase (acetylating), with the protein MKKLKVGIIGSGNIGTDLMMKIHRSDVLEMSVMIGIDKESKGLSRARAHGHHIIANGLDGFLDKPELADILFDATSAKAHVMIHYEALKKLNKRVIDLTPAAIAPFVVPSVNLQNNMEEMEVNMITCGGQATIPIVHAISQVAQVEYAEIIATISSKSAGPGTRDNIDEFTQTTARALEQVGGAKKGKAIILLNPAEPPLIMRDTIHCLLQSDPFDVKAIMTSIHKMVEKVSEYVPGYSLKAEPIIDGKQITVFLEVRGLGDYLPVYAGNLDIMTASAVKVGEEMAKNIFNGYV; encoded by the coding sequence ATGAAAAAGCTAAAAGTAGGCATTATCGGATCAGGGAATATCGGAACGGACTTAATGATGAAAATCCACCGGTCGGATGTTCTTGAAATGTCGGTAATGATTGGTATTGATAAGGAATCAAAGGGTTTATCGAGGGCTAGAGCGCACGGACATCATATCATTGCAAATGGCCTGGATGGATTTTTAGATAAGCCGGAGCTTGCAGACATTTTGTTTGATGCCACATCCGCGAAGGCTCACGTGATGATTCACTATGAAGCCCTGAAAAAGTTGAACAAGAGGGTCATAGACTTGACTCCGGCCGCAATCGCACCCTTTGTTGTTCCTTCTGTCAATTTGCAGAACAATATGGAAGAAATGGAAGTTAATATGATTACTTGTGGCGGTCAGGCGACAATCCCAATTGTTCATGCGATCAGTCAAGTGGCCCAAGTCGAATATGCTGAAATAATCGCGACCATTTCCAGCAAGAGTGCCGGTCCCGGAACTCGGGATAATATCGATGAGTTTACCCAAACGACGGCAAGGGCACTGGAGCAGGTCGGTGGAGCGAAAAAGGGAAAGGCTATCATTCTGCTAAATCCTGCCGAGCCGCCACTCATTATGAGGGATACGATTCACTGTCTCCTTCAATCTGATCCTTTTGATGTGAAAGCGATAATGACCTCCATTCATAAGATGGTCGAAAAGGTTTCTGAATATGTTCCTGGATATAGTCTGAAGGCAGAGCCGATCATTGACGGTAAACAAATAACCGTATTTCTGGAAGTGAGGGGGTTAGGAGATTATCTGCCCGTTTATGCAGGTAATTTGGATATAATGACGGCTTCAGCTGTAAAAGTAGGGGAAGAAATGGCGAAAAATATTTTCAATGGTTATGTATGA
- the dmpG gene encoding 4-hydroxy-2-oxovalerate aldolase, translating into MYENENGSGKGGVRLERDVVVTEVALRDGSHVVAHQFTIEQVKNLTGKLSAAGVPYIEVSHGDGLGGSSLQYGFSKVNDIELVEAAVEVAGESAISVLLIPGIGTIDQLREAADVGAKMARVATHVTEADVSKQHLEAAKHLGMEAIGFLMMSHMASPEKLVEQALLMESYGADAVYVVDSAGAFLPQEVKTRINLLKTNLNIDIGFHAHNNLSLAVANSLVAIEEGANRIDGSIRCLGAGAGNAQTEVLVAVLDRLGIRTDIDLYKMLDLSEEVGNTIMQKPQEITDSSLIMGYSGVYSSFLLHANKAAKKYGVDARDILMELGRQKVVGGQEDTIIEVAKQMALQKEGTLR; encoded by the coding sequence ATGTATGAAAACGAAAATGGAAGTGGTAAAGGAGGAGTTCGTTTGGAAAGAGATGTAGTAGTAACGGAAGTGGCTTTGCGGGATGGGAGCCATGTAGTGGCACATCAGTTTACGATCGAGCAAGTAAAGAATCTGACTGGGAAACTCAGTGCTGCGGGTGTCCCTTACATTGAAGTGTCACACGGAGATGGCCTAGGCGGATCATCCTTGCAATACGGCTTTTCAAAAGTGAATGATATCGAATTAGTTGAGGCGGCTGTTGAGGTAGCTGGCGAATCCGCTATTTCCGTCCTTTTAATTCCGGGTATAGGAACAATTGATCAATTAAGAGAAGCAGCTGATGTAGGCGCCAAAATGGCGCGCGTTGCAACACACGTAACCGAAGCCGATGTCTCAAAGCAGCATCTGGAGGCTGCGAAACATCTCGGTATGGAAGCAATTGGATTTTTAATGATGTCTCACATGGCATCCCCCGAAAAACTTGTTGAACAAGCCCTTTTAATGGAATCCTATGGAGCGGATGCTGTGTATGTGGTTGATTCCGCAGGGGCTTTTTTGCCCCAAGAAGTGAAGACGCGAATCAATTTATTAAAAACAAATTTGAATATCGATATCGGTTTTCATGCTCACAATAACTTATCACTCGCTGTGGCAAATTCACTTGTAGCCATTGAAGAGGGGGCGAATCGAATTGATGGCAGCATCCGCTGTCTCGGTGCAGGAGCCGGGAATGCCCAGACGGAGGTGCTTGTTGCCGTTCTGGATAGGCTGGGCATCCGTACGGATATCGACTTATATAAAATGCTTGATCTTTCGGAGGAAGTGGGAAATACAATCATGCAAAAGCCCCAGGAAATAACAGATTCGAGTTTAATAATGGGATATAGTGGCGTGTACTCCAGCTTTTTATTGCATGCGAATAAAGCGGCGAAAAAATATGGAGTCGACGCAAGGGATATTTTAATGGAGCTTGGTCGGCAAAAAGTGGTTGGTGGACAGGAAGATACGATCATTGAAGTGGCAAAGCAAATGGCGTTACAGAAAGAAGGGACTTTAAGATGA
- a CDS encoding 4-oxalocrotonate decarboxylase — protein sequence MKLVQLAKHVAESQRNGYEMDKLTLSNPELTVNQAYEIQKLSINETLTGDNKFIGWKMGLTSKVKQQQVGVEEAIYGRLTSAMELTQPVLKVGEFIHPRVEPEFAFMFKNELKGANITAKDVWPAVECVFLALEVIDSRYKNFSFTLTDVVADNASSAKILLSNQAFSPYHTDWALAEVMLFQNGEMQKKGLGEAVLDHPIHSIVELVKMISREGLSIQAGMIVLVGGITDAISIQANDEIIADYGKLGKLILHVIA from the coding sequence ATGAAACTTGTTCAACTAGCAAAACATGTAGCAGAATCGCAAAGAAATGGCTATGAGATGGATAAACTTACATTATCCAATCCAGAACTCACAGTAAATCAAGCCTATGAAATTCAGAAGTTGAGCATTAATGAAACGCTCACCGGTGATAACAAATTCATCGGGTGGAAGATGGGCTTGACTAGCAAAGTCAAGCAACAGCAAGTAGGGGTAGAGGAAGCGATCTATGGTAGGCTGACATCTGCCATGGAATTAACTCAACCAGTATTAAAAGTTGGGGAATTCATTCATCCAAGAGTGGAACCCGAATTTGCTTTCATGTTCAAAAACGAGCTGAAAGGTGCAAATATAACGGCGAAAGACGTATGGCCGGCCGTAGAATGTGTATTTCTAGCATTGGAAGTCATTGACAGTCGTTATAAAAATTTTTCTTTTACACTTACAGATGTAGTGGCGGATAACGCATCCTCAGCCAAAATCCTGCTTAGCAATCAAGCTTTTTCTCCATATCACACGGACTGGGCACTAGCAGAAGTTATGCTCTTTCAAAATGGTGAAATGCAAAAGAAGGGGCTTGGTGAGGCTGTACTCGATCACCCGATTCATTCAATCGTGGAACTTGTAAAGATGATAAGCCGGGAAGGACTTTCCATTCAAGCTGGTATGATCGTTTTGGTAGGCGGTATTACAGATGCCATTTCCATACAGGCAAACGATGAAATTATAGCAGATTACGGTAAGCTTGGGAAACTGATATTGCATGTCATAGCGTGA